A single genomic interval of Armigeres subalbatus isolate Guangzhou_Male chromosome 1, GZ_Asu_2, whole genome shotgun sequence harbors:
- the LOC134205994 gene encoding uncharacterized protein LOC134205994, which translates to MRNIITIHRCSVTGTVQFERFSKWERLLQAMGYVRRFLNNCLGKRNNLPCLTTKNLCSKEMQEAEIMVLKLVQLEVYPQEFAVLEALQKDSSHHPKQIEKKSRIYKLNPFIGADGLIRKDGRIGAAPAVADDAKFPVILPKDHYVTMLIIDGYHRKFAHANNETIVNELRQRFHVSEIRVAVGKVAKSCTLCKVRKAVPRPPRMSPLPEARLTPYIRAFTFTGLDYFGPVTVRVGRTNVKRWAALFTCLTTRAIHLEVAFTLSTESCKLAIRRFIARRGAPLEIYSDQGLNFQGARKELREEIRKLNQELASTFTNAATQWKMNPPYAPHMGGIWERLVRSVKLALAAMETSRNPDDETFQTALTEAESIVNTRPLTYLPLDSAESEALTPNHFLLLSSNGVCQPVANPVDVKSTLRANWNHVRVMLDRFWTRWVTEYLPVIARQSKWFGETKPVRVGDLVIVVDEARRNSWERGVVVKVNLGKDGRIRSADVKSKAGVFLRPVTKLAVLDVLDEDCMAEDRTSSNTGPGMCTTIQDPSPSAKTV; encoded by the coding sequence ATGCGGAATATAATAACGATCCATCGATGCAGCGTAACCGGAACGGTGCAGTTTGAGCGCTTTTCCAAATGGGAACGATTGTTGCAAGCCATGGGATATGTTCGACGATTCCTAAATAACTGTCTTGGAAAGAGAAACAACTTACCGTGCCTGACTACAAAGAATCTTTGCAGTAAAGAGATGCAGGAAGCAGAGATTATGGTGTTGAAATTGGTTCAACTTGAGGTCTACCCGCAAGAATTTGCTGTGCTTGAAGCGCTGCAGAAAGATTCGTCGCATCATCCGAAACAAATCGAGAAGAAAAGCCGTATCTACAAGTTGAATCCTTTCATCGGAGCAGATGGATTGATCCGCAAGGACGGGCGAATTGGTGCAGCTCCCGCAGTAGCAGATGACGCAAAATTTCCGGTGATACTACCGAAAGACCACTACGTAACAATGCTGATTATCGACGGATATCACCGAAAGTTTGCACACGCAAACAATGAAACCATCGTGAATGAGCTCAGGCAACGATTCCATGTGTCGGAGATAAGAGTAGCTGTGGGGAAAGTAGCGAAGTCCTGTACATTGTGTAAGGTACGCAAAGCAGTTCCACGACCACCTCGGATGAGCCCTCTCCCGGAAGCACGTTTAACCCCCTATATCAGGGCGTTCACTTTTACCGGGTTGGACTACTTCGGTCCCGTAACTGTACGAGTAGGGCGCACGAACGTGAAGAGATGGGCAGCATTATTTACCTGCCTCACAACAAGGGCAATTCATCTTGAGGTAGCCTTTACGTTGTCGACCGAATCATGCAAACTTGCCATTCGTCGGTTTATAGCTCGCCGTGGTGCACCGTTGGAGATATACTCTGATCAAGGACTAAATTTCCAAGGAGCAAGGAAGGAGTTGCGCGAAGAAATTCGAAAGCTGAATCAAGAGTTGGCTTCAACCTTCACAAACGCAGCCACACAGTGGAAGATGAATCCGCCTTATGCTCCTCATATGGGAGGTATATGGGAGCGGTTAGTACGCTCAGTGAAACTGGCATTGGCAGCCATGGAGACATCGAGAAACCCTGATGATGAAACCTTTCAAACCGCATTGACAGAAGCTGAATCCATCGTAAACACACGGCCGCTTACATATCTACCCTTGGATTCCGCAGAGAGTGAAGCGCTGACACCTAATCATTTCCTGCTTCTTAGCTCGAATGGAGTATGCCAGCCAGTCGCTAATCCGGTCGACGTGAAGTCCACGCTTCGTGCCAACTGGAACCATGTGCGCGTAATGCTGGACCGTTTTTGGACAAGATGGGTTACCGAGTATCTACCGGTCATTGCAAGGCAGTCGAAGTGGTTCGGGGAAACTAAGCCCGTACGAGTGGGAGATTTGGTGATAGTGGTGGATGAGGCAAGAAGGAACAGCTGGGAACGAGGAGTAGTTGTGAAGGTGAACCTTGGAAAAGACGGGCGCATACGGAGCGCGGATGTGAAATCGAAGGCAGGCGTATTTCTTCGTCCAGTAACTAAGCTGGCGGTCTTGGACGTGCTAGATGAAGATTGTATGGCTGAAGACAGAACTTCAAGCAATACGGGTCCGGGTATGTGCACAACGATTCAAGACCCCTCGCCATCGGCTAAAACCGTTTAG
- the LOC134205992 gene encoding uncharacterized protein LOC134205992, translating into MSSGDPAAADTHDRSDGQNQCIVCNEPNHADRKMVQCDGCDRWFHFRCVGVNDSIEGEDRSFRCTACSVPDPPASTVSTSASMREARIQLEVQRLAEEKRLQEKMQEERGKQEQAIQEMTLRLERERRDKAIREMFALEKEYIQRKYDLLHTQLDDDGDAVSVRSRCNRGAEKVEDWITRNPAVTMSANSGNKPTGLTSQLKPITSSAPGTATATIEEVGQVNPHSASAVTSTSMVSFSLPSLTTTQPVSFMPSYGNSFLPQSSLATYTPQAQGISSVTSTSSCRPIVSHTAAPFCLPASGISSMWQPPTHHSTPTSSSSGRRSAEVQYANTQPMCSQVNATSVSTRMISMNLGGKENVSSASQHVQAPMGVGSGYGIANLPNMYRNYVQNQCGVQSNAYAPAVSFTSAHPDLQLGPNAQQLAARHVVPKELPVFGGNPAEWPLFWSSYNTSTQMCGYTEAENLLRLQRSLKGEARKAVNSFLLHPSNVGDIMSTLSTLYGRPDIIINTLLNDVRSTPTPKPEKLDSLQMHLANPILLQELVDKLPANIKLGWAMHKQSIAVADLRAFANYMNVIISAASSVSSGVTESTKADRQKGKAFVNSVRSESCGRNDQRHPEKVTGRGKSVMDSKSTDPPKVRPCAVCQVHGHKPKECPIFKAKTLGERWKAVQDAHLCKRCLYPHGKWPCKAAGCGTNGCQQNHHKYLHPGNPNVGNGSSENVSNSTTGVVTVHQHMQHRVLFRVIPVSLHANGKSVHTFAFLDGGSDSTLLEDSIAKKLGVTGAVFPLCMQWTNGVRRTEEESRRVMLEISGNNGNRFMMKDVHTVSSLDLPRQTIDFEELQTKFPYLKEIPIASYDDATPGILIGLDNTKLKTTLKLREGSGSQPVAAKTRLGWLLYGRSGESDLKLVHRVLHACNRSTNEDLHELVKSFFTVEGSGVESNEMVESPSEKRARKILEDTTVRTESGKFQTGLLWRYDLVEFPDSKPMAERRLQCLERRLSKDPTLYDKVREQIDDYLSKGYTHKATEWELKETVQNQTWYLPLGVVVNPKKPEKVRVVWDAAATVKGVSLNSVLLKGPDFLQSLPTVLCRFRQREVAINADIKEMFHQVIIRPEDRQAQRFLWRKNPSEQTEVFVMDVAIFGATCSPSSAQFAKNRNAVELSREFPRAATAVLENHYVDDYLDSVDSVYEAVELAREVKTLHQYAGFELRHWLSNSVDVLKQIGEKPSETPKNFMMGKDVGTERVLGLSWLPHEDIFTFAIQFRENLKRLLDGNTYPTKRELLSLVMSIFDPLGLVANFVIHGKILVQEVWRSGSTWDDKIPELLFASWSRWVRALHSLEQRPKPKWRPLSNCQCQGLSSKQL; encoded by the exons ATGTCTAGTGGTGATCCAGCGGCCGCCGACACACACGATCGTTCTGATGGACAAAATCAATGCATCGTGTGTAACGAACCAAACCATGCAGATCGCAAGATGGTCCAGTGCGACGGATGCGATCGCTGGTTCCACTTCAGGTGCGTCGGTGTGAACGACAGCATCGAAGGAGAGGACCGAAGCTTTAGATGCACAGCGTGTTCTGTTCCCGATCCACCAGCCTCTACAGTATCGACTTCAGCAAGTATGCGGGAAGCACGCATACAGTTGGAGGTGCAACGCCTAGCCGAGGAGAAGCGGCTACAGGAGAAGATGCAAGAAGAGCGAGGAAAGCAGGAGCAAGCTATTCAGGAGATGACGTTGCGTTTGGAACGAGAACGGAGAGACAAGGCCATCAGGGAGATGTTTGCCTTGGAGAAGGAATACATCCAACGAAAGTACGACCTGCTTCATACCCAATTGGATGACGATGGAGATGCAGTTAGCGTTCGTAGCCGTTGCAACCGTGGAGCGGAGAAAGTTGAGGATTGGATCACCCGTAACCCGGCTGTGACCATGAGTGCCAATTCTGGAAACAAACCCACTGGACTCACATCGCAGCTGAAACCAATCACGAGTTCTGCCCCAGGAACGGCAACAGCAACTATTGAAGAAGTAGGCCAAGTGAATCCACATTCAGCTTCTGCGGTCACTTCGA CGTCGATGGTTTCGTTTTCGTTGCCGTCACTGACCACTACACAGCCGGTCAGTTTCATGCCATCATACGGGAACTCATTTCTGCCACAGTCGTCGTTAGCAACCTACACACCACAAGCGCAAGGCATATCATCGGTAACATCAACATCGTCGTGCCGGCCCATCGTATCGCACACTGCCGCACCGTTTTGTTTACCAGCGAGTGGTATATCATCGATGTGGCAACCACCAACACACCACTCAACACCAACGAGTTCGTCTAGCGGTCGACGTTCAGCTGAGGTACAATACGCAAACACACAACCGATGTGCTCTCAGGTAAATGCTACTTCAGTTTCGACCCGTATGATCAGTATGAATCTTGGTGGGAAAGAGAATGTTTCATCTGCCAGTCAGCATGTACAAGCTCCAATGGGGGTAGGTAGTGGTTATGGGATTGCTAATTTGCCAAATATGTACCGAAACTATGTTCAAAATCAATG TGGTGTTCAATCGAATGCGTACGCGCCTGCAGTGTCGTTTACGTCCGCGCACCCGGACTTACAACTGGGTCCAAATGCTCAGCAGCTTGCAGCTCGTCATGTGGTCCCAAAAGAGCTTCCAGTGTTCGGAGGCAATCCTGCGGAATGGCCCCTGTTTTGGAGTAGCTACAATACTTCAACGCAGATGTGCGGGTACACCGAAGCAGAAAATCTCCTCCGTTTGCAACGCAGTTTGAAAGGTGAAGCAAGAAAAGCAGTGAACAGTTTTTTGCTACACCCTTCGAACGTGGGTGATATTATGTCGACACTAAGCACACTGTATGGCCGTCCCGATATCATCATTAACACGCTGTTAAACGATGTCAGGAGTACCCCCACGCCGAAACCAGAAAAACTTGATTCTCTG CAAATGCATTTGGCCAACCCGATTCTGCTCCAAGAGCTGGTCGACAAACTGCCGGCCAATATCAAATTGGGGTGGGCGATGCATAAGCAGTCAATAGCGGTAGCAGATCTTCGAGCGTTTGCAAATTACATGAACGTCATCATCAGTGCAGCTAGCAGTGTATCGAGTGGGGTTACAGAAAGTACCAAGGCGGACCGACAGAAAGGGAAGGCGTTCGTCAATTCCGTTCGTTCGGAATCTTGTGGTCGGAATGATCAACGTCATCCCGAAAAGGTCACTGGTAGGGGTAAAAGTGTGATGGATTCAAAGTCAACGGATCCTCCTAAAGTGCGTCCCTGTGCAGTGTGTCAAGTACATGGGCACAAACCAAAAGAATGTCCGATCTTCAAGGCGAAAACACTTGGTGAACGCTGGAAGGCCGTGCAAGATGCACATCTGTGCAAACGTTGTCTATACCCTCATGGAAAGTGGCCATGCAAGGCTGCTGGTTGTGGGACAAATGGATGCCAACAAAATCACCACAAATACCTCCATCCCGGCAATCCAAACGTCGGAAATGGCTCGAGTGAGAATGTATCAAATTCGACTACAGGGGTAGTAACGGTGCATCAACATATGCAGCACAGAGTCCTGTTTCGCGTCATTCCGGTCAGTCTTCACGCCAATGGGAAATCGGTGCATACCTTTGCCTTCTTGGATGGCGGTTCGGATTCAACGTTATTAGAAGACTCCATTGCCAAGAAACTTGGGGTCACTGGAGCTGTGTTTCCTCTCTGTATGCAGTGGACTAATGGTGTGAGGCGTACTGAAGAAGAATCAAGAAGAGTGATGCTGGAGATTTCCGGTAACAACGGCAATCGTTTTATGATGAAAGATGTCCACACTGTCTCTAGTTTAGATCTGCCACGACAAACAATTGACTTCGAAGAACTTCAAACAAAATTCCCTTATTTGAAAGAAATCCCAATCGCAAGTTATGATGATGCTACTCCGGGAATATTAATTGGACTGGACAACACCAAGCTGAAGACGACGTTGAAGCTTCGTGAAGGAAGCGGAAGTCAACCTGTGGCGGCGAAAACTCGTCTAGGATGGCTGCTGTACGGAAGGTCTGGAGAATCGGATTTAAAACTGGTCCACCGAGTACTGCACGCATGCAATCGGTCAACGAATGAAGACCTTCATGAGCTCGTCAAATCGTTTTTCACTGTCGAAGGTTCTGGTGTAGAATCTAACGAAATGGTAGAATCACCTAGCGAAAAACGGGCACGGAAAATATTGGAGGATACCACGGTTCGGACCGAGTCGGGAAAGTTTCAAACAGGGCTGTTGTGGAGGTACGACTTGGTGGAGTTTCCGGACAGCAAACCAATGGCGGAGCGGAGGTTGCAGTGCCTTGAAAGACGACTATCAAAGGACCCAACGTTGTACGACAAGGTGAGGGAACAAATTGATGACTATCTGTCCAAGGGTTACACCCATAAAGCAACAGAATGGGAGTTGAAAGAGACCGTGCAAAATCAGACATGGTATCTACCATTGGGTGTAGTAGTAAACCCTAAAAAGCCGGAAAAGGTTCGAGTTGTCTGGGACGCTGCAGCAACGGTAAAAGGAGTTTCGCTGAATTCCGTTCTGCTGAAAGGGCCGGATTTTCTACAGTCCTTACCAACGGTACTTTGTCGATTTAGACAGAGGGAGGTGGCCATCAATGCGGATATCAAGGAGATGTTCCACCAAGTGATTATCAGACCGGAGGATCGTCAGGCACAACGATTTCTGTGGCGGAAAAATCCGTCGGAGCAAACGGAAGTGTTTGTTATGGACGTCGCCATATTTGGAGCTACGTGCTCCCCAAGTTCTGCGCAGTTTGCGAAGAATAGAAATGCAGTTGAATTGTCCAGAGAGTTTCCTCGAGCTGCAACCGCGGTTTTGGAGAACCACTATGTGGACGACTATCTCGATAGTGTCGATAGCGTCTACGAGGCAGTGGAGCTTGCAAGAGAAGTCAAAACGTTACATCAATACGCCGGGTTTGAACTCCGACACTGGTTGTCCAATAGTGTGGATGTGTTGAAGCAAATCGGAGAAAAACCGTCAGAAACTCCGAAAAATTTCATGATGGGCAAGGACGTTGGGACTGAGAGAGTATTGGGGTTGAGTTGGTTGCCGCACGAAGACATCTTTACGTTCGCAATACAGTTCCGCGAAAATCTGAAGAGGTTGCTGGACGGGAATACGTATCCCACCAAAAGAGAGTTGTTGAGCCTGGTTATGAGTATTTTCGACCCTCTTGGATTGGTAGCTAACTTTGTGATACACGGAAAAATTCTTGTTCAAGAAGTTTGGAGATCCGGCAGCACTTGGGACGACAAAATTCCAGAGTTACTGTTTGCGTCGTGGAGTCGTTGGGTACGGGCACTACACAGCCTGGAGCAA CGTCCAAAACCAAAGTGGCGCCCCTTAAGCAACTGTCAGTGCCAAGGCTTGAGCTCCAAGCAGCTGTAA